In Lycium ferocissimum isolate CSIRO_LF1 chromosome 3, AGI_CSIRO_Lferr_CH_V1, whole genome shotgun sequence, the genomic window CGCAACCTCCATATCATGTATCCATGGCCTACCAAATAACGCGTTATATCTCATTACCCCATCTATGACATGAAACTTCATCAATCGCAACATTCCTGCCACATCAACCGGGAGAATGATTTCTCCTTTTCTAGTTTCACTCGACATGTTAAAGCCATTCAAAACTCGAACTGCCGGAACAATTTGATCGAGTAAAGCCATTTGTTCTATCACCTTCCATCGGATTATATTGGCtgagctacctggatcaatcaaaatacaTTTATCAAGAAACTTATTGATGTTAACATAAATTACCAGCGCGAAATTATACGGATAGACAATATCCTCAGCATCCTCGTGGTTAAAGGTGATCGCTTCGCTGCGTAAGTAATCCCTAGACCTTTTCTCTCGAGACACCGACATATTGGTTTTCTTTGACGCCGCGATAGTGATTTCTGCCACGTCGTTTCCTCCAATAATCATGTTAACAACATGTTGAGGATTGACTGGTTCCACCGGTTTGTTTGCATCTTTAATTTTGCTATAATTTGCCTTGGCGCGCTCACTTAAGAATTCCCTTAGGTGACCCTCCTTCAGTAATCATGTTACTTCATCCCTCAAGTGACCACAATCCTCTGTCCGATGACCATGCGTTTGATCAAAATGCACAAATCAGTGTCTGATCCCTCAAATTAGGATCAATTCGGATATCCTTCAAAAATTTAGCACCTTCTATGCGTCCAATAGCTAACACCAATTCCGCCGTATCAATTCAGAAATTATACTCGGACTGGCTGGGACTAACGACATGATTAGCAGAGGAAGTCCCAATGGAATTTTTATCTTGCAAGCC contains:
- the LOC132048994 gene encoding uncharacterized protein LOC132048994; translated protein: MIIGGNDVAEITIAASKKTNMSVSREKRSRDYLRSEAITFNHEDAEDIVYPYNFALVIYVNINKFLDKCILIDPGSSANIIRWKVIEQMALLDQIVPAVRVLNGFNMSSETRKGEIILPVDVAGMLRLMKFHVIDGVMRYNALFGRPWIHDMEVAPSTLHMTLKFPTPKCIKEIRG